A single genomic interval of Oncorhynchus gorbuscha isolate QuinsamMale2020 ecotype Even-year linkage group LG25, OgorEven_v1.0, whole genome shotgun sequence harbors:
- the LOC124014395 gene encoding uncharacterized protein LOC124014395, whose product MTTQQQEGAQFIDDHRAELIQRVSPVEPIADVMLSQGLIHPEVNSNILAARTSQDKMRALYGAMSTQPQKEALYSILVKNYSWVTQDIHRMRILPLGKTCAGRSASGNTILVEGQRQERMAISMGHTEEEMSNTRVLQLKQNVVERGPERTSWKSAKFHVRVNGLRGEIMEIDVGQSEEEMNNTTVLQLKQKIAQRLPGWDIDTLTMRYTCKTLEDSRLLSCYGIQDKSLIHLVLDKYRD is encoded by the exons GAGCCCAGTTTATAGATGATCACAGGGCAGAGCTTATTCAGAGGGTCAGTCCGGTAGAGCCCATTGCAGATGTCATGCTCTCACAGGGACTGATCCATCCGGAGGTTAATTCTAACATCCTGGCTGCCAGAACCAGCCAGGACAAAATGAGGGCGCTATACGGAGCCATGTCCACTCAACCCCAGAAGGAGGCACTCTACAGCATCCTGGTGAAGAACTATTCTTGGGTCACTCAGGACATCC ATAGAATGAGGATATTGCCGCTGGGAAAAACTTGTGCTGGGAGGAGTGCATCAGGAAACACAATCCTTG tggaaggacagagacaggagagaatggCAATCAGCATGGGCCacacagaggaggagatgagCAATACCAGAGTGCTGCAGCTGAAACAGAACGTTGTCGAGCGAGGGCCAGAGAGAACATCATGGAAGTCAG CAAAATTCCACGTTAGAGTGAATGGACTGAGAGGGGAGATAATGGAAATCGACGTGGGCCaatcagaggaggagatgaacaATACCACAGTGCTGCAGCTGAAACAGAAAATTGCCCAGAGACTTCCAGGCTGGGACATAG ATACCCTGACGATGAGATACACATGCAAGACTCTGGAAGACTCACGCCTGCTCTCCTGTTACGGAATCCAGGACAAGTCTCTCATTCATCTAGTGCTTGATAAATATAGAGATTAA